The following coding sequences are from one Prosthecobacter vanneervenii window:
- the dnaJ gene encoding molecular chaperone DnaJ, with product MADKRDYYEVLGVSRDVPADELKKAYRKLAVKYHPDKNPDDKTAEAKFKEVGEAYDVLSDEQKRAAYDRYGHAAFAGGMGGPGAGGGGGFHDPFDIFREVFSGGGGGIFEQFFGGGGGGGGRRRDGPQRGSDLRYGMEITLEEAAHGMEREIEYERSASCKTCSGSGSASGGGGKKTCRTCGGVGQVISSRGFFQIQQTCPDCSGSGEVISDPCRNCHGTGRSKERTKVRVKVPAGIEDGSRLRSTGNGDLGVKNGPAGDLYIAIQIKPHEIFEREGNDLHCDIPLSFGVAALGGEITVPTMEGKASVKVPSGTQNGTTFRLRSKGMKILGEDRHGDLYVHVQIAVPTKLNAEQREKLEDFAKSLGEQTSPMEESFFEKAKKFFR from the coding sequence ATGGCCGACAAACGCGATTACTACGAAGTCCTTGGCGTCTCCCGCGACGTCCCGGCTGATGAGCTGAAAAAAGCCTACCGCAAGCTCGCGGTGAAGTACCACCCCGACAAAAACCCCGACGACAAGACCGCCGAGGCCAAGTTCAAGGAAGTGGGAGAGGCCTACGACGTGCTCAGCGACGAGCAGAAACGCGCAGCCTATGACCGCTACGGCCACGCCGCCTTTGCCGGTGGCATGGGCGGCCCGGGTGCCGGTGGGGGCGGTGGCTTCCACGATCCCTTCGACATCTTCCGCGAGGTCTTCAGCGGCGGCGGTGGCGGCATCTTTGAGCAGTTCTTCGGCGGTGGTGGCGGCGGCGGTGGCCGTCGTCGCGACGGCCCCCAGCGTGGCAGCGACCTCCGCTACGGCATGGAGATTACCCTTGAGGAAGCAGCTCACGGCATGGAGCGCGAGATCGAGTACGAGCGCAGCGCCTCTTGCAAAACCTGCTCCGGTTCCGGCTCCGCCAGCGGCGGTGGCGGCAAAAAGACCTGCCGCACCTGCGGCGGTGTCGGCCAGGTCATCAGCTCCCGCGGCTTCTTCCAGATCCAGCAGACCTGCCCGGACTGCAGCGGCAGCGGCGAAGTCATCAGCGACCCCTGCCGCAACTGCCACGGTACCGGCCGCTCCAAAGAGCGCACCAAGGTCCGCGTCAAAGTTCCTGCTGGCATCGAAGACGGCTCCCGTCTCCGCTCCACGGGCAACGGCGACCTCGGCGTCAAAAACGGCCCTGCTGGCGACCTCTACATCGCCATCCAGATCAAGCCGCATGAGATCTTCGAGCGTGAAGGCAATGACCTCCACTGCGACATCCCGCTTTCCTTCGGCGTCGCTGCCCTCGGCGGTGAGATCACTGTCCCCACCATGGAGGGCAAGGCCTCCGTCAAAGTGCCCTCCGGCACCCAGAACGGCACCACCTTCCGCCTCCGCAGCAAGGGCATGAAAATCCTCGGCGAAGACCGCCACGGCGACCTCTACGTCCACGTGCAGATCGCCGTGCCCACCAAGCTCAATGCCGAACAGCGCGAAAAACTCGAAGATTTTGCCAAATCCCTCGGCGAGCAGACCTCCCCCATGGAAGAAAGCTTCTTTGAGAAGGCCAAGAAGTTCTTCCGCTAA
- the grpE gene encoding nucleotide exchange factor GrpE — MTEPSPDTTQQFPAEEIPAAEAAAPAQEAEQAAPQDPITALTQEVERWKDMAYRSQAELDNFRKRSAREAQETRAYANGELLRALFPILDNFDMGLEAARAESEKSMIFMGMNMVNRQLQDFLRDSGVQEIESLGKAFDPNLHEAVAQEASAQAAEGTIIRVTRRGYKLKDRLLRAASVIVSSGPAQA, encoded by the coding sequence ATGACCGAGCCGAGTCCCGACACGACCCAGCAATTCCCTGCTGAAGAAATCCCCGCCGCCGAAGCTGCCGCCCCTGCGCAGGAAGCGGAACAGGCCGCTCCTCAGGATCCCATCACAGCACTCACCCAGGAGGTCGAGCGCTGGAAGGACATGGCCTACCGCAGCCAGGCAGAGCTGGATAACTTCCGCAAACGCTCCGCCCGCGAGGCCCAGGAAACCCGCGCCTACGCCAATGGCGAACTCCTCCGCGCCCTCTTCCCCATCCTCGACAATTTCGACATGGGTCTGGAGGCTGCCCGCGCAGAATCCGAAAAATCCATGATCTTCATGGGCATGAACATGGTCAACCGCCAGCTTCAGGACTTCCTGCGCGACAGCGGGGTCCAGGAAATCGAATCCCTCGGCAAGGCATTCGATCCCAATCTCCACGAGGCCGTGGCCCAGGAGGCCAGTGCCCAGGCCGCTGAAGGCACCATCATCCGTGTCACCCGCCGCGGCTACAAGCTCAAGGACCGCCTCCTCCGCGCAGCCAGCGTCATCGTTTCCAGTGGCCCTGCTCAGGCGTAA
- a CDS encoding GAF domain-containing SpoIIE family protein phosphatase, whose amino-acid sequence MTIALLVLIVLLMTAGLVMLAQIARQQKHAIAELRAEEEAIVAEERRMFHYLHDLGEAIWRDDQQASMYRLIVEGAIRVTQSTGGALYLFDEASQQLVPRHYSDFCAPLISLPERVRLLMKENPATLLSTLRMHAEPVKSGLLGSVFVQQKTELLSDLGAEMRLGEHLVTSQKGVTAMIGPLSFGMRRLGILAVTSPKDGRSYNANDFEVFNSLIEQSAFALANAMSHQEASKNRMDQQELQNASQIQKVLLPDADPQVPGFIIAGRNIPARTLSGDYFDYLQLPDGRFGAVIADVSGKGLGAAMITVMCRTLMRAKSQGSTSPSSVLAAVNRQIAPDIREDMFITMSYVVMEQNGSTLTLSRAGHNAALLWRKATGKVESIHPPGLGVGIDKGAVFERVTKDASFDMEPGDCLLLYTDGVNEAMDPKGVEFGEERVEEELAKHAPHGPKAVIGGIIMDLEHFLKGRRSHDDITLIAIQKTA is encoded by the coding sequence ATGACCATCGCTTTACTTGTCCTGATCGTGCTGCTGATGACGGCGGGACTGGTGATGCTGGCGCAGATTGCCCGGCAGCAAAAGCATGCCATCGCGGAGCTGCGCGCCGAGGAGGAGGCCATCGTCGCCGAAGAGCGCCGCATGTTCCACTATCTGCACGATCTCGGCGAAGCCATCTGGCGGGACGACCAACAGGCATCCATGTACCGCCTCATTGTCGAGGGAGCCATCCGCGTGACCCAGAGCACTGGCGGCGCGCTCTACCTCTTCGATGAAGCCTCCCAGCAGCTCGTCCCCCGCCACTACTCCGACTTCTGCGCCCCTCTCATTTCCTTGCCCGAACGCGTGCGCCTGCTGATGAAGGAAAACCCCGCCACCCTGCTCAGCACCCTGCGCATGCACGCAGAGCCGGTGAAAAGCGGGCTGCTTGGCAGCGTCTTCGTTCAGCAAAAAACCGAGCTTCTTTCAGACCTCGGCGCCGAGATGCGCCTCGGCGAGCATCTGGTGACCTCACAGAAGGGTGTCACCGCCATGATCGGCCCGCTGAGTTTTGGCATGCGCAGGCTCGGCATTCTCGCCGTCACATCCCCAAAGGATGGCCGCAGCTACAACGCCAACGACTTCGAAGTCTTCAATTCCCTCATCGAGCAGTCCGCCTTCGCGCTGGCCAATGCCATGTCTCATCAGGAGGCCTCCAAAAACCGCATGGATCAGCAGGAGCTGCAAAACGCCAGCCAGATTCAGAAGGTCCTCCTTCCAGACGCAGATCCCCAGGTGCCGGGCTTCATCATCGCCGGGCGGAACATTCCTGCACGCACCCTCAGTGGCGACTACTTTGACTACCTGCAGCTGCCGGACGGCCGTTTCGGCGCCGTGATCGCCGATGTCTCGGGCAAAGGCTTGGGCGCAGCCATGATCACTGTGATGTGCCGCACGCTCATGCGCGCCAAATCCCAGGGCTCAACCTCCCCCAGCAGCGTCCTCGCAGCCGTCAACCGCCAGATCGCCCCGGACATCCGTGAGGACATGTTCATCACCATGTCCTACGTGGTCATGGAGCAGAACGGTTCCACGCTCACTCTGTCCCGCGCCGGCCACAATGCCGCCCTGCTCTGGCGCAAGGCCACCGGCAAGGTGGAGTCCATCCACCCGCCCGGCCTCGGCGTCGGCATCGACAAAGGGGCCGTCTTTGAACGTGTGACCAAGGACGCCAGCTTCGACATGGAGCCAGGAGACTGTCTCCTGCTTTACACCGACGGCGTCAACGAGGCCATGGACCCCAAAGGCGTCGAGTTTGGCGAAGAACGAGTCGAAGAGGAGCTGGCCAAACACGCCCCCCACGGCCCCAAGGCGGTCATCGGCGGCATCATCATGGATCTGGAGCATTTCCTCAAAGGCCGCCGCTCCCATGACGACATCACCTTGATTGCCATCCAGAAGACGGCATAG
- a CDS encoding STAS domain-containing protein: MTPPTHILVGTIGRVFWMRVDGRGTFQNSLQAKKALQRVVAQGMRNLVVDLERCPMMDSTFLGMLTGAALNLRETGGGSLSVVNANQRNLQLLTSLGLDHILDLDREGTLWETERKKVSTALQQCNESNAECKEVQTQHVLSAHQALAEVSDANESRFHDVIEFLEKELEAGTSAASA; encoded by the coding sequence ATGACTCCTCCCACTCACATACTTGTTGGCACCATCGGACGCGTATTTTGGATGAGAGTGGACGGAAGGGGCACCTTCCAGAACAGCCTGCAGGCTAAAAAAGCTCTCCAGCGCGTGGTCGCCCAGGGAATGAGAAATCTTGTCGTCGATCTGGAACGCTGTCCCATGATGGACTCCACTTTCCTCGGCATGCTTACCGGCGCAGCCCTCAATCTGCGCGAAACAGGCGGCGGCTCCCTCAGCGTCGTCAATGCCAACCAGCGCAATCTCCAACTCCTCACAAGCCTTGGCTTGGACCACATTCTCGACCTGGACCGCGAAGGCACCCTCTGGGAAACGGAGCGTAAAAAAGTTTCCACCGCACTCCAGCAGTGCAATGAATCCAACGCCGAATGCAAGGAGGTCCAGACCCAGCACGTGCTGTCAGCCCATCAGGCCTTGGCCGAGGTGAGCGATGCCAATGAAAGCCGCTTCCATGACGTGATCGAGTTTTTGGAAAAGGAGCTGGAAGCCGGCACATCTGCCGCATCCGCCTAG
- the priA gene encoding replication restart helicase PriA: MPIPQPTNAPAPGQSDLFGLPAVVPATPQPDTTRIARVQLEGAAAMELDYTIPASLAEGVVVGSRVMVPLQNRQMVAVVLELLNESSHRGRLKEISSIVARRPMFTPALLRLARWIADYYLVSVHTVLRTMLPQAVRDKPGSFVMDSHLKLLRDPSPAELEKLMNKAPMQARVLEILRSCQGEATLSQIRRDVPRAATILKPLIKAGWITRSEVRVERDPFQEEVFLPSQPLTLTAEQQVAYDRISAAIDSAQPSKPILLHGITGSGKTEVYLQAIARVLERGGTALVLVPEIALTPQTIERFKARFSDRSDRIAVLHSHLSDGERHDEWFKIHEDRADIVIGARSAIFAPLERLGIIIVDEEHEPSFKQDETPRYHARDVAVVRGGIEKCVVLLGSATPSLESFENAGSGKYELLEMLQRTDGRTLPLIRIVDMRMERRKGTGVSIVNAGILSEKLRAAITARLEKREQTILFLNRRGFNTSLSCITCGETVQCQDCSIPMTLHKHENRLVCHVCGSRRLPPSKCPSCQEPGLKFSGFGTERVETAVREVFPQARIARVDTDTIQRKNQLRDLLRDFRAQKLDLLIGTQMIAKGLDFPNVTLVGVLNADLALNLPDFRAAERTLQLLVQVAGRAGRGEVKGEVVVQTYAPHSPAVQFSRHNDFAGFAQQELEQRRAFHYPPYTHVVILASRGKHQAMAEFALKTLHRRLLEGLSEEVLMGDPAPCAMAKAHGQYRFQLLLRTPKIRPLCRHIQQVLQSTSLPADVIVTWDVDPVSLL; the protein is encoded by the coding sequence ATGCCCATCCCACAGCCGACCAACGCCCCAGCCCCCGGACAGAGCGATCTGTTTGGCCTGCCTGCGGTTGTACCGGCCACCCCTCAGCCAGACACCACTCGCATTGCCCGCGTGCAGCTTGAGGGCGCCGCCGCCATGGAGCTGGACTACACCATCCCCGCTTCTCTCGCAGAAGGCGTGGTCGTAGGCTCCCGGGTCATGGTGCCGCTGCAAAACCGCCAGATGGTCGCCGTGGTGCTTGAGCTGCTGAATGAGTCCTCCCACCGTGGCCGGCTCAAGGAGATCTCCTCCATCGTGGCCCGGCGGCCCATGTTTACCCCCGCTCTGCTCCGCCTCGCGCGCTGGATCGCGGACTACTACCTCGTTTCCGTCCACACCGTGCTCCGCACCATGCTGCCCCAGGCCGTGCGCGACAAGCCCGGCAGCTTTGTGATGGACAGCCATCTCAAGCTCCTGCGCGACCCCTCCCCTGCCGAGCTCGAAAAGCTCATGAACAAGGCCCCCATGCAGGCGCGTGTCCTTGAGATCCTGCGCAGTTGCCAGGGAGAGGCCACCCTCAGCCAGATCCGCAGGGATGTCCCACGCGCTGCCACGATCCTCAAGCCCCTCATCAAGGCGGGCTGGATCACCCGCAGCGAGGTGCGCGTGGAGCGCGATCCCTTTCAGGAAGAAGTCTTCCTCCCCAGCCAGCCACTCACACTCACCGCCGAGCAGCAGGTGGCTTATGACCGCATCTCGGCCGCCATTGATTCAGCCCAGCCTTCAAAACCCATCCTCCTCCACGGCATCACCGGCAGTGGCAAAACAGAGGTATACCTGCAGGCCATCGCCCGTGTGCTGGAGCGCGGCGGCACGGCCCTCGTTCTGGTGCCGGAGATCGCCCTCACCCCTCAGACCATCGAGCGCTTCAAGGCGCGCTTTTCTGACCGCAGCGACCGTATCGCCGTTCTGCACAGCCACCTGAGCGATGGGGAGCGCCACGACGAGTGGTTCAAGATCCATGAAGACCGGGCCGACATCGTGATCGGGGCACGCAGCGCCATCTTCGCCCCGCTTGAGCGTCTGGGCATCATCATCGTGGATGAAGAGCACGAGCCCTCCTTCAAGCAGGATGAGACACCGCGCTACCATGCCCGGGACGTGGCCGTAGTCCGTGGCGGCATTGAGAAATGCGTGGTCCTTCTCGGCAGCGCCACGCCCAGCCTCGAATCCTTCGAAAACGCAGGCAGCGGCAAATACGAACTGCTGGAGATGCTGCAACGCACCGATGGCCGTACCCTGCCCCTGATCCGTATCGTGGACATGCGCATGGAGCGCCGCAAAGGCACCGGCGTCAGCATCGTCAACGCCGGCATCCTCTCCGAAAAACTGCGCGCCGCCATCACCGCACGCCTGGAGAAGCGGGAGCAGACCATCCTTTTCCTCAACCGTCGCGGCTTCAATACCTCCCTCTCCTGCATCACCTGCGGGGAGACGGTGCAGTGCCAGGACTGCAGCATCCCCATGACGCTGCACAAGCACGAAAACCGCCTCGTATGCCACGTCTGCGGCTCACGGCGGCTGCCTCCTTCCAAGTGCCCCTCCTGCCAGGAGCCCGGCCTGAAATTTTCCGGCTTCGGCACCGAGCGCGTCGAGACCGCCGTGCGCGAGGTCTTCCCACAGGCACGCATCGCACGTGTGGACACAGACACCATCCAGCGCAAAAACCAGCTCCGCGATCTGCTGCGCGACTTCCGCGCTCAAAAGCTCGATCTCCTCATCGGCACTCAGATGATCGCCAAGGGGCTCGATTTCCCCAACGTCACGCTCGTGGGCGTTTTGAATGCCGATCTGGCGCTCAATCTGCCGGACTTTCGCGCAGCCGAGCGCACACTCCAGCTGCTGGTGCAGGTGGCGGGAAGAGCCGGGCGCGGAGAGGTCAAAGGAGAGGTCGTCGTGCAGACGTACGCCCCCCACAGTCCGGCCGTACAATTCTCCAGGCACAATGATTTCGCAGGGTTTGCCCAGCAGGAATTGGAGCAGAGGCGGGCTTTTCACTACCCCCCCTATACACACGTCGTCATCCTCGCCAGTCGGGGAAAACACCAGGCCATGGCCGAATTTGCCCTGAAAACCCTTCATCGCAGATTGCTCGAAGGCCTCTCTGAAGAGGTGCTGATGGGAGACCCCGCCCCTTGTGCCATGGCCAAGGCGCATGGCCAGTATCGCTTTCAGCTTCTGTTACGTACGCCCAAAATCCGCCCCCTCTGCCGCCACATTCAGCAAGTCCTGCAGTCCACGTCCCTGCCGGCTGATGTCATTGTCACCTGGGATGTCGATCCCGTGTCACTTTTATGA
- the cdaA gene encoding diadenylate cyclase CdaA, whose translation MVSTQQHGTNGMWHFLTEHWRDGVEILILAALAYHGYLFFRATRGARILTGLLVLLLSLALISLLLELSVISSLLQRFSVFLAIALVIIFQPELRRVLAELGSSRIFSFNRPDPEALDVLMEAMQQLSSRRCGALFALKRGIDLKPYVESGVELDSVISPELITTIFHPKTALHDGGAIIDQGRISAAGCVFPVSQREIQDRAIGLRHRAGMGISEETDAIALVVSEETGALSLCFQGKLEHDLEPDELRRRINEILSDGGAGAHPESATEGSHELGAPT comes from the coding sequence ATGGTTTCCACTCAGCAGCACGGAACGAACGGCATGTGGCACTTTCTGACAGAGCACTGGCGCGACGGCGTGGAGATTCTCATCCTCGCCGCGCTGGCGTATCATGGCTATTTGTTCTTCCGCGCTACTCGCGGTGCGCGCATCCTCACCGGGCTGCTGGTGCTGCTGCTGAGCCTGGCGCTGATCTCCCTGCTGCTGGAGCTCTCTGTGATCAGCAGCCTGCTGCAGCGGTTTTCGGTTTTCCTGGCGATCGCGCTGGTGATCATCTTCCAGCCGGAGCTGCGCCGTGTGCTGGCTGAGCTGGGGAGCAGCCGTATTTTTTCCTTCAACCGCCCGGACCCCGAGGCGCTGGATGTGCTGATGGAGGCCATGCAGCAGCTCTCTTCCCGCCGGTGCGGGGCGTTGTTTGCGCTGAAGCGCGGGATTGATCTGAAGCCCTATGTCGAGTCCGGCGTGGAGCTGGATTCGGTCATTTCACCCGAGCTGATCACGACGATCTTTCATCCCAAGACGGCGCTGCATGACGGAGGTGCGATTATTGACCAAGGGCGTATCTCGGCTGCAGGCTGTGTTTTCCCGGTGAGCCAGCGTGAGATCCAGGACCGCGCCATCGGGCTGCGGCATCGTGCAGGCATGGGCATCTCCGAGGAGACGGATGCCATCGCGCTGGTGGTTTCTGAGGAGACGGGGGCTCTTTCTCTCTGCTTCCAAGGAAAGCTGGAGCACGATCTGGAACCGGATGAGCTGCGCCGGCGGATCAATGAAATTCTCTCGGATGGCGGCGCTGGCGCCCATCCAGAATCAGCCACGGAGGGCAGTCATGAACTGGGGGCACCAACTTAA